A single genomic interval of Polaribacter vadi harbors:
- a CDS encoding ABC transporter ATP-binding protein → MSNLLEINNIVKNYGDFRALNDVSIHIPKGSVYGLLGPNGAGKTSLIRIINQITMADSGSVYLDGEVLSPKHTADIGYLPEERGLYKSMKVGEQALYLAQLKGLSKSEAKKRLTYWFEKFDIMAWWNKKIEELSKGMAQKVQFIVTVMHNPKLLIFDEPFSGFDPINAQLIAKEILQLRDEGATIIFSTHRMESVEEMCDEIALIDKSNKILDGKLNDIKREFRTNTFQVGLHTANPKEVEVALRQNFDVLPADFKLLGEELTLNVKLKSTNTANELLSFLTTRGEVQHFVELIPSANDIFIQAINKNS, encoded by the coding sequence ATGAGTAATTTGTTAGAAATCAATAATATAGTAAAAAATTATGGAGATTTCAGAGCATTGAATGATGTTTCTATCCATATTCCTAAAGGAAGTGTTTATGGTTTGTTAGGACCAAATGGAGCAGGAAAAACTTCGTTAATTAGAATTATCAACCAAATAACAATGGCAGATTCTGGATCTGTTTACTTGGATGGTGAAGTTTTATCTCCAAAACACACTGCAGATATTGGTTATTTACCAGAAGAACGAGGTTTATATAAATCGATGAAAGTTGGTGAGCAAGCTTTGTATTTGGCACAATTGAAAGGTTTGAGTAAATCTGAAGCTAAAAAACGCCTAACATATTGGTTCGAAAAATTCGATATTATGGCTTGGTGGAATAAGAAAATAGAAGAACTATCAAAAGGAATGGCGCAAAAAGTGCAGTTTATTGTAACTGTAATGCACAATCCTAAATTATTAATTTTTGATGAACCATTTTCTGGTTTCGATCCTATAAATGCTCAATTAATTGCGAAAGAAATTTTACAGTTAAGAGATGAAGGAGCTACCATTATTTTTTCAACACATAGAATGGAATCTGTAGAGGAAATGTGTGATGAAATAGCGTTAATCGATAAATCTAACAAAATTTTAGACGGAAAGTTAAACGACATCAAAAGAGAATTTAGAACAAATACGTTTCAAGTAGGTTTACATACAGCAAACCCAAAAGAAGTGGAAGTTGCTTTAAGACAAAACTTTGATGTTTTACCAGCAGACTTTAAATTGTTAGGCGAAGAATTAACATTAAATGTAAAATTAAAAAGCACAAATACTGCAAACGAATTATTATCCTTTTTAACAACTAGGGGAGAAGTGCAACATTTTGTGGAGTTAATACCAAGTGCAAACGATATTTTTATTCAAGCAATAAATAAAAACAGTTAA
- a CDS encoding MarR family winged helix-turn-helix transcriptional regulator, with protein MDKNISIDHQLRATWQAVAKMYNEQATNHNSTMSMAFVLLTIDKEKGTPSTSLGPLMGMEPTSLSRILKSMEEKGAISREKNPDDGRSVIIKLTDYGLEMRKFSKNHVYQFNNVVREYVSEDELNSFFKVMTTINKLIAEKKIFETANQDK; from the coding sequence ATGGATAAGAATATTTCAATCGATCATCAATTAAGAGCAACTTGGCAAGCTGTTGCAAAGATGTATAATGAGCAAGCAACAAACCACAATAGCACAATGTCTATGGCATTTGTATTGTTAACTATTGATAAAGAAAAAGGAACACCAAGCACATCATTAGGACCTTTAATGGGCATGGAACCTACAAGTCTTTCAAGAATTTTAAAATCGATGGAAGAAAAAGGTGCCATTTCTAGAGAAAAAAATCCTGATGATGGCAGAAGTGTTATTATAAAATTGACGGATTATGGTTTAGAAATGCGAAAATTTTCTAAAAACCATGTATATCAATTTAACAATGTTGTTAGAGAATATGTTTCTGAAGATGAATTGAATTCATTTTTTAAAGTGATGACAACTATCAATAAATTAATTGCAGAAAAGAAAATTTTTGAAACTGCCAATCAAGATAAATAA
- a CDS encoding acyl-CoA dehydrogenase family protein translates to MSTETTNKEILRGGQFLVKETKCEDIFTPEDFSEEQVMMKEAVKEFTEREIIAHRDRFEAKDYALTEEVMKKAGELGFLGVAVPEEYGGMGMGFVSTMITCEYISSGNGSLSTAFGAHTGIGTMPITLYGTEEQKQKYVPKLATGEWMGAYCLTEPGAGSDANSGKTTAELSADGKSYKINGQKMWISNAGFCNVMIVFARIENDKNITSFIVEYDAENPNGITLGEEEHKLGIRASSTRQVFYNDTIVPAENMLSTRGGGFKIAVNALNVGRIKLAAACLDSQRRVLTTALQYATERKQFKTPIADFGAIKAKLAEMATNTYAGESASYRAAKNIEDRIEMRLAAGNSHQDAELKGVEEYAIECSILKVTVSEDVQACADEGIQIFGGMGFSEETPMEAAWRDARIARIYEGTNEINRMLAVGMLVKKAMKGHVDLLGPATEVGNELMGIPSFDTPDYSELFAEEKEMIAKIKKVFLMVAGAAIQKFGPDLEEHQQLLMAAANILNEIYMAESTLLRAEKNAKRFGEDAQEGQIAMAKLYLYNAVEIVAKNGKEGIISFAEGDEQRMLLMGLKRFTKYANYPNVIALRDLIAEKMKAENKYCF, encoded by the coding sequence ATGAGTACTGAAACTACAAATAAAGAAATTTTAAGAGGAGGACAATTCCTAGTGAAAGAAACAAAGTGCGAAGACATATTTACTCCTGAAGATTTTTCTGAAGAGCAAGTAATGATGAAAGAAGCTGTAAAGGAATTTACAGAACGTGAAATTATAGCACACAGAGATCGTTTTGAAGCAAAAGATTATGCTTTAACAGAAGAAGTAATGAAAAAAGCTGGTGAACTTGGTTTTTTAGGTGTTGCTGTTCCTGAAGAGTATGGAGGAATGGGAATGGGTTTTGTATCAACCATGATTACTTGCGAATATATTTCTAGTGGAAATGGTTCTTTAAGTACTGCTTTTGGTGCACATACAGGAATTGGTACAATGCCAATCACTTTATATGGAACTGAAGAACAAAAACAAAAATATGTACCAAAATTAGCTACAGGCGAATGGATGGGTGCGTATTGTTTAACGGAACCAGGAGCAGGATCTGATGCAAATTCAGGAAAAACAACTGCTGAGCTTTCTGCTGATGGAAAATCGTACAAAATTAACGGACAAAAAATGTGGATCTCAAATGCAGGTTTCTGTAATGTGATGATTGTTTTTGCTCGTATTGAAAATGATAAAAATATTACTAGTTTTATTGTTGAATATGATGCTGAAAATCCAAATGGAATTACATTAGGAGAAGAAGAGCATAAATTAGGAATTCGTGCTTCGTCTACAAGACAAGTATTTTATAACGATACCATTGTTCCTGCAGAAAATATGTTATCAACCAGAGGTGGTGGATTTAAAATTGCAGTAAACGCTTTAAATGTTGGGCGAATTAAATTAGCAGCTGCTTGTTTAGATTCTCAAAGAAGAGTTTTAACAACAGCATTACAATATGCAACAGAACGTAAACAATTTAAAACGCCAATTGCAGATTTTGGTGCTATCAAAGCAAAATTAGCAGAAATGGCTACGAATACTTATGCAGGTGAATCTGCAAGTTATAGAGCCGCAAAAAATATTGAAGACAGAATTGAAATGAGATTGGCTGCTGGAAATTCTCATCAAGATGCAGAATTAAAAGGAGTAGAAGAATATGCCATTGAATGTTCTATTTTAAAAGTTACTGTTTCTGAAGATGTACAAGCTTGTGCAGACGAAGGGATTCAAATTTTTGGAGGAATGGGCTTTTCTGAAGAAACACCAATGGAAGCTGCTTGGAGAGATGCTAGAATTGCACGTATTTACGAAGGAACTAACGAGATTAACAGAATGTTAGCGGTTGGAATGTTAGTGAAGAAAGCAATGAAAGGTCATGTAGATTTATTAGGACCAGCAACAGAAGTTGGTAATGAGTTAATGGGAATTCCTTCTTTTGATACACCAGATTATTCAGAATTATTTGCTGAAGAAAAAGAAATGATTGCTAAAATTAAGAAAGTCTTTTTAATGGTTGCAGGAGCTGCAATCCAAAAATTTGGACCAGATTTAGAGGAGCATCAACAATTATTAATGGCAGCTGCAAATATTTTAAATGAAATTTATATGGCAGAATCTACTTTATTACGTGCAGAGAAAAATGCAAAACGTTTTGGAGAAGATGCTCAAGAAGGGCAAATTGCTATGGCTAAGCTTTATTTATACAATGCTGTAGAAATTGTTGCTAAAAACGGTAAAGAAGGCATTATTTCTTTTGCAGAAGGAGATGAACAAAGAATGTTACTAATGGGATTAAAGCGTTTTACTAAATATGCAAACTACCCTAATGTAATAGCTTTAAGAGACTTAATAGCTGAAAAAATGAAAGCAGAAAATAAATATTGTTTCTAA
- a CDS encoding acetyl-CoA C-acyltransferase: protein MKTAYIVQGYRTAVTKSKKGAFRFKRADELAAETIQHLMKNLPEFDKKRIDDVIVGNAMPEGSQGLNMARLISLMGLEIDEVPGVTVNRFCSSGLETIGMAVAKIQSGMAECIIAGGAESMSSVPMTGFKPELNYDTVAAGHADYYWGMGNTAEAVADQFNVSRKDQDEFALNSHLKALKAQEENRFQDQIVPIEVEETYVNEEGKKATRKYTVTKDEGPRKGSNIEGLERLRPVFATNGSVTAGNSSQTSDGAAFVMVMSEDMVKELNIKPIARMVSYAAAGVPPRIMGIGPVVAIPKALKQAGLKQEDISLIELNEAFASQSLAVIRELGLNADIINVNGGAIALGHPLGCTGAKLSVQLFDEMRKRNMQGKYGMVTMCVGTGQGAAGIFEFLN, encoded by the coding sequence ATGAAAACAGCATATATAGTACAAGGATATAGAACAGCAGTAACAAAATCAAAAAAAGGTGCTTTTAGGTTTAAAAGAGCTGATGAATTGGCTGCAGAAACTATTCAGCATTTAATGAAGAATTTACCTGAATTCGATAAAAAAAGAATCGATGATGTTATTGTAGGAAATGCAATGCCAGAAGGTTCTCAAGGTTTAAACATGGCACGTTTAATCTCATTAATGGGATTAGAAATCGATGAAGTTCCTGGAGTAACCGTAAATCGTTTCTGTTCTTCAGGTTTAGAAACCATTGGAATGGCAGTTGCAAAAATTCAATCTGGAATGGCAGAATGTATTATTGCTGGTGGAGCAGAAAGCATGAGTTCTGTACCAATGACAGGTTTTAAACCAGAATTAAATTATGATACAGTTGCTGCTGGTCATGCAGATTATTACTGGGGAATGGGAAATACAGCAGAAGCTGTAGCAGATCAATTTAATGTTTCTAGAAAAGATCAAGATGAATTTGCATTAAATTCTCATTTAAAAGCATTAAAAGCGCAAGAAGAAAATCGTTTTCAAGATCAAATAGTTCCTATTGAAGTTGAAGAGACTTATGTAAATGAAGAAGGTAAAAAAGCAACAAGAAAGTATACAGTAACTAAAGATGAAGGACCTAGAAAAGGTTCAAACATTGAAGGTTTAGAACGCTTACGACCTGTTTTTGCAACAAACGGATCTGTAACTGCAGGTAATTCATCTCAAACTAGTGATGGTGCTGCTTTTGTGATGGTGATGAGCGAAGATATGGTGAAGGAATTAAATATTAAACCAATTGCAAGAATGGTAAGTTATGCTGCTGCTGGTGTTCCTCCAAGAATTATGGGAATAGGTCCAGTTGTTGCGATTCCAAAAGCATTAAAACAAGCAGGTTTAAAACAAGAAGATATCAGTTTAATTGAATTAAATGAAGCTTTTGCTTCTCAATCTTTAGCTGTAATTCGTGAATTAGGTTTAAATGCAGATATCATCAATGTAAATGGTGGTGCAATTGCATTAGGACATCCTTTAGGTTGTACAGGAGCAAAATTATCTGTTCAGCTTTTTGATGAAATGCGCAAACGTAACATGCAAGGAAAATACGGAATGGTAACAATGTGTGTAGGAACAGGTCAAGGTGCTGCAGGTATTTTTGAATTCCTTAATTAA
- a CDS encoding 3-hydroxyacyl-CoA dehydrogenase/enoyl-CoA hydratase family protein: MTRRIKKVAIIGSGIMGSGIACHFANIGVEVLLLDIIPRELSDKEKAKGLTLEDKVVRNRLVNDALTASLKSKPSPIYSTKFAERITTGNIDDDLHLIKNVDWVMEVVVERLDIKKSVFEKIEKFRTPGTLITSNTSGIPIKFMNEGRSEDFQQHFAVTHFFNPPRYLKLFEVVPGPNCKQEVTDFLMMYGDKFLGKTSVLAKDTPAFIGNRIGIFGIMSLFHVVKEMGLTVEEVDKLTGPVIGRPKSATFRTIDVVGLDTLVHTANGVKDNCPEDEMREQFVIPDFVNHMMEHKMLGSKTGKGFYKMTKDANGKRNILTLDLNTLEYREKKSAKFATLELTKTIDNVADRFKVLVAGKDKAGEFYRKSFAAMFAYVQNRIPEISDELYRIDDGLRAGFGWEHGPFQIWDAIGVAKGVEIMKAEGHAIAPWVSEMLLNNNDSFYTVKEGATHYYDIVTKTQTKKPGQDSFIILDNIRKSNQVWKNSGAVIEDLGDGILNLEFQSKMNTIGGDVLAAVNKAIDLAEKDFQGLVVGNQAANFSVGANIGMIFMMAAEQEYDELNMAIKYFQDTMMRMRYSAIPTISAPHGMALGGGCEISLHADKVVAAAETYMGLVEFGVGVIPGGGGSKEMALRASDTFKKGDVQLNVLQEYFLTIGMAKVATSAYEAFDLGLLQKGKDVVVVNKDRQIAEAKKHAVLMAEAGYTQPALRSDVLVLGKQALGAFMVATDSMQASRFISEHDQKIANKLAYVMAGGDLSEPTKVSEQYLLDLEREAFLSLCTERKTLERIQHMLKTGKPLRN, encoded by the coding sequence ATGACAAGAAGAATTAAAAAAGTAGCAATTATAGGTTCTGGTATTATGGGATCTGGTATTGCATGTCACTTTGCTAATATTGGTGTGGAAGTTCTTTTGTTGGATATTATTCCAAGAGAATTATCAGACAAAGAAAAAGCAAAGGGACTTACATTAGAAGACAAAGTGGTTCGTAATCGTTTAGTAAATGATGCTTTAACAGCTTCTTTAAAATCGAAACCTTCTCCTATATATAGTACAAAATTTGCAGAAAGAATTACCACTGGTAATATTGATGATGATTTACATTTAATTAAAAATGTAGATTGGGTGATGGAAGTTGTTGTAGAACGCTTGGACATTAAAAAATCAGTTTTTGAAAAAATTGAAAAATTTAGAACTCCAGGAACGTTAATTACTTCAAATACTTCTGGTATTCCAATAAAGTTTATGAATGAAGGAAGAAGTGAAGATTTTCAGCAACATTTTGCAGTAACTCACTTTTTTAATCCACCAAGATATTTAAAACTTTTTGAAGTAGTTCCAGGACCAAACTGTAAACAAGAAGTTACAGATTTCTTAATGATGTATGGTGATAAATTTTTAGGTAAAACTTCAGTTTTAGCTAAAGATACTCCTGCTTTTATTGGAAACAGAATTGGTATTTTCGGTATTATGAGTTTATTCCACGTTGTTAAAGAAATGGGATTAACTGTAGAGGAAGTAGACAAGTTAACTGGACCTGTAATTGGTCGTCCAAAATCTGCAACTTTTAGAACTATTGATGTTGTTGGTTTAGACACTTTAGTACACACTGCAAATGGTGTAAAAGACAATTGCCCAGAAGATGAAATGAGAGAGCAATTTGTAATTCCTGATTTTGTAAATCATATGATGGAACACAAAATGTTAGGAAGTAAAACTGGCAAAGGTTTTTACAAAATGACAAAAGACGCTAATGGTAAAAGAAACATTTTAACATTAGATTTAAATACACTAGAATACAGAGAGAAAAAATCAGCAAAATTTGCAACGTTAGAATTAACAAAAACAATTGATAATGTTGCTGATAGATTCAAAGTTTTAGTTGCAGGAAAGGACAAAGCTGGTGAGTTTTATAGAAAATCGTTTGCAGCAATGTTTGCTTACGTTCAAAATAGAATTCCAGAAATCTCTGACGAATTATACAGAATTGATGATGGCTTAAGAGCTGGTTTTGGTTGGGAACATGGACCATTCCAAATTTGGGATGCAATTGGTGTTGCCAAAGGTGTTGAGATTATGAAAGCTGAAGGACATGCAATTGCTCCTTGGGTTTCTGAAATGTTGCTAAATAATAATGACTCTTTTTATACAGTAAAAGAAGGAGCTACTCATTATTATGACATCGTTACAAAAACACAAACTAAAAAACCAGGCCAAGATTCATTTATCATTTTAGATAACATTAGAAAATCAAATCAAGTTTGGAAAAACTCTGGTGCAGTAATTGAAGATTTAGGTGATGGAATTTTAAATTTAGAATTTCAATCTAAAATGAACACCATTGGTGGTGATGTTTTAGCTGCAGTTAACAAAGCAATTGATTTAGCTGAAAAAGATTTCCAAGGATTAGTTGTTGGCAATCAAGCAGCAAATTTTTCTGTAGGTGCTAATATTGGAATGATTTTTATGATGGCTGCAGAGCAGGAATATGATGAGTTAAATATGGCTATCAAATATTTTCAAGACACTATGATGCGCATGCGTTATTCTGCTATACCAACTATTTCTGCTCCTCATGGAATGGCTTTAGGTGGTGGATGTGAAATTTCTTTACATGCAGATAAAGTAGTTGCAGCAGCAGAAACTTATATGGGTCTTGTAGAATTTGGAGTTGGTGTAATTCCTGGTGGAGGTGGTTCTAAAGAAATGGCTTTACGTGCTTCTGATACTTTTAAAAAGGGCGATGTTCAATTAAATGTTTTACAAGAATATTTCTTAACGATTGGAATGGCAAAAGTAGCTACCTCTGCTTATGAAGCATTCGATTTAGGATTACTTCAAAAAGGAAAAGATGTTGTTGTGGTAAATAAAGACAGACAAATTGCAGAAGCTAAAAAGCACGCAGTTTTAATGGCAGAAGCAGGTTATACTCAACCAGCTTTAAGAAGTGATGTTTTAGTTTTAGGAAAACAAGCTTTAGGTGCTTTTATGGTGGCTACAGATTCTATGCAAGCAAGTCGTTTTATTTCCGAACATGATCAAAAAATTGCAAACAAATTAGCCTATGTAATGGCTGGTGGAGATTTGTCTGAACCAACAAAAGTTTCTGAGCAATATCTTTTAGATTTAGAAAGAGAAGCTTTTTTAAGTTTATGTACAGAAAGAAAAACTTTAGAGCGTATTCAACATATGTTAAAAACAGGAAAACCATTACGTAACTAA
- a CDS encoding ABC transporter permease: MSKLKLIIQREFIAKVRNKSFLIMTFLSPLLMVGVGFLVFFLMKKNDEKVKKIVYVDNSTLFTKDDFKDTKTVYYEDFTNLGIEETKKKVENGDYYGALIIPKKDSLEILANSIEFYSKESPSMSIINSLESKIERKLGNEKLNYFGIDLEKINASKIQSEIKMYNFSGEESSKMKNWIKIMVGAIAGYLLMMFVMIYGTSVMRSVIEEKTSRIIEIIVSSVKPFQLMLGKIIGNGSAGLLQFLIWGILLFVISTALTAFFGIDMTEMQTANLSAEQLEAAKQAADPNKMQLIVQEILGLPILKMFVLFIFYFLGGFMLYSSLFAAIGAAVDNETDTQQFMLPIMLPLILAVYVGFATVINDPHGPIAVAFSYIPLTSPIVMLMRVPFGVTWVELAISMLLLVITFLFMVWLAAKIYRVGILMYGKKPTYKDLYKWLKYKG, from the coding sequence ATGAGCAAGTTAAAACTAATTATACAAAGAGAATTTATTGCAAAAGTTCGTAATAAATCGTTTTTAATAATGACTTTTTTAAGTCCGTTATTAATGGTTGGTGTAGGGTTTTTAGTTTTTTTTCTGATGAAAAAGAACGACGAAAAAGTAAAGAAAATTGTTTATGTTGATAATTCTACGTTGTTTACCAAAGACGATTTTAAAGATACAAAAACAGTATATTATGAAGATTTTACAAATTTAGGAATTGAGGAAACAAAAAAGAAAGTAGAAAATGGTGATTATTATGGAGCTTTAATAATTCCGAAAAAAGATAGCTTAGAAATTTTGGCAAATTCTATTGAGTTTTACTCAAAAGAATCTCCATCAATGTCTATTATCAATTCTTTAGAAAGTAAAATTGAGCGAAAATTAGGAAACGAAAAGCTGAATTACTTTGGTATTGACTTAGAGAAGATAAATGCTTCTAAAATTCAATCTGAAATAAAAATGTACAATTTTTCTGGTGAGGAATCATCAAAGATGAAAAATTGGATTAAAATAATGGTAGGTGCAATTGCAGGTTATTTATTAATGATGTTTGTAATGATTTACGGAACCTCTGTAATGAGAAGTGTTATTGAAGAAAAAACAAGTAGAATTATAGAAATTATAGTGTCATCAGTAAAACCCTTTCAATTAATGTTGGGTAAAATTATTGGAAATGGTTCTGCAGGGTTGTTACAATTCTTAATTTGGGGAATACTTTTATTTGTTATATCAACAGCATTAACAGCTTTTTTTGGAATTGATATGACAGAGATGCAAACCGCTAATTTATCTGCTGAACAATTAGAAGCAGCAAAACAAGCTGCAGACCCAAATAAAATGCAATTGATAGTGCAAGAAATTTTAGGTTTGCCGATTTTAAAAATGTTTGTCCTATTTATCTTTTATTTTTTAGGTGGTTTTATGTTATATAGCTCGCTTTTTGCAGCTATTGGTGCAGCTGTAGATAATGAAACAGATACGCAACAATTTATGTTGCCTATTATGTTGCCTTTAATTTTAGCAGTTTATGTTGGTTTTGCAACTGTAATTAACGATCCTCATGGACCCATTGCTGTAGCATTTTCTTACATTCCTTTAACAAGTCCAATTGTAATGTTAATGAGAGTTCCTTTTGGAGTTACTTGGGTAGAATTGGCAATTTCTATGCTTTTATTAGTAATTACATTCTTATTTATGGTTTGGTTAGCAGCTAAAATATATAGAGTTGGTATTTTAATGTATGGGAAAAAGCCAACATATAAAGATTTGTATAAATGGTTAAAATATAAAGGTTAA